In one Hypanus sabinus isolate sHypSab1 chromosome 11, sHypSab1.hap1, whole genome shotgun sequence genomic region, the following are encoded:
- the LOC132401966 gene encoding uncharacterized protein LOC132401966 yields the protein MDHQHLADMDHQHLTDMDPRHLADMDPRHLADMDHQHLADMDHQHLADMDHQHLADRITNTSLTWITNTSLTWTTNTSLIWTTNTSLTWTTNTSLTWTTNTSLTWTINTSLTWTTNTSLTWTTNTSLTWTINTSLTWTTNTSLTWTTNTSLTWTTNTSLTWTTNTSLTWTTNTSLTWTTNNSLLVKKAQQRLFFLRKLKQAKLPQKLLLNFYRSTTETILTNNPTVWYASCTAAERQDLPRVVKAAQRIVRMELPGPNTIYSSRIRRKAISTTIDTTHTGHSLFDMLLSSKKFRKLKDRLRNSFYPRAVASIAPLPQNND from the coding sequence atggaccaccaacacctcgctgacatggatcaccaacacctcactgacatggacccccgacacctcgctgacatggacccccgacacctcgctgacatggaccaccaacacctcgctgacatggaccaccaacacctcgctgacatggaccaccaacacctcgctgacaggatcaccaacacctcgctgacatggatcaccaacacctcactgacatggaccaccaacacctcgctgatatggaccaccaacacctcgctgacatggaccaccaacacctcgctgacgtggaccaccaacacctcactgacatggaccatcaacacctcgctgacatggacgaccaacacctcgctgacatggaccaccaacacctcgctgacatggaccatcaacacctcgctgacatggacgaccaacacctcgctgacatggaccaccaacacctcgctgacatggaccaccaacacctcgctgacctggaccaccaacacctcgctgacatggaccaccaacacctcgctgacatggaccaccaacaactcgctgcttgtaaaaaaggcacaacaaagactcttcttcctcagaaagctgaaacaggccaaactcccacaaaaactgttgcttaacttctacagaagcacaactgaaaccatcctgaccaacaaccccacagtgtggtatgccagctgcacagccgctgagcgacaagacctgcctcgcgtggtgaaggcggcccagcgaattgtcaggatggagctcccaggaccgaacaccatctattccagcagaatcaggaggaaagcaatcagcacaaccatagacaccacacacaccggccactccctgtttgacatgCTGCTGTCCAGCAAAAAGTTCAGGAAACTAAAagatagactgaggaacagcttctaccccagagctgtggcctccatcgctccactcccacagaacaatgactga